The Syntrophorhabdaceae bacterium genome contains a region encoding:
- a CDS encoding surface-adhesin E family protein, whose protein sequence is MTITPPLSRFGLPAAAAIILLSAGCAGIWSFLSSSGPDWMLFDTGRLRDYYYNPAGVECLSQRIVKVRIAAVIKSEEGRNWEVSERMKRGLTLGGYENYQSSQDVYVVDCTGKEYRLISGADYDDKGNKLSSYERPDFPWEPIPSGSVLDTLITFKSVCP, encoded by the coding sequence ATGACTATCACGCCGCCTCTCTCCAGATTCGGACTACCCGCCGCAGCAGCGATCATCCTCCTCAGTGCGGGCTGCGCCGGCATCTGGTCCTTTCTCTCCTCGTCGGGTCCGGACTGGATGCTTTTCGATACGGGCCGGCTCAGGGATTACTATTATAATCCCGCGGGCGTTGAATGCCTCTCCCAAAGAATAGTGAAAGTACGCATCGCCGCCGTGATAAAGAGCGAAGAAGGCAGGAACTGGGAGGTCAGCGAAAGAATGAAACGAGGCCTGACCCTCGGCGGGTATGAAAATTACCAGTCATCGCAGGATGTCTATGTGGTCGACTGTACAGGGAAAGAGTACCGCCTCATTTCGGGCGCCGATTATGACGATAAAGGCAATAAGCTCAGCTCCTACGAGCGGCCCGACTTCCCATGGGAACCGATCCCCTCCGGCTCGGTCCTCGATACGCTCATTACCTTCAAATCCGTCTGCCCCTGA
- a CDS encoding metal ABC transporter permease, whose amino-acid sequence MEVLQLLAVPFLACLCLILIHTYFGIHVLERGIIFVDLSLAQFIGLGIACALYFNHEAPDQYIWSTAFAVIGAILLSFSRCISRFVNIEAFIGVLYIFGLSASILILDRTPHGLEELKSLFNGNILWVSGRDVWCAALLYTVIGIFHLIFRKRFFALSYGNAQSPGWEFIFFLTFSLVLVSSVKLAGILQVFAFLVIPALIGRLFGGSPGRVLVGGWAIGLGASIFGLTCSYVFDLPTAPLIVSSLCLVFFSMLTVTMLRKRRFPAKL is encoded by the coding sequence ATGGAAGTCCTTCAGCTTCTCGCCGTCCCTTTCCTCGCCTGTCTTTGTCTTATCCTTATCCACACATATTTCGGCATTCACGTGCTGGAAAGGGGCATTATTTTCGTCGATCTCTCACTCGCCCAGTTTATCGGCCTCGGCATCGCATGCGCCCTCTATTTCAACCATGAAGCCCCTGACCAGTATATCTGGTCAACCGCCTTCGCCGTGATCGGGGCAATCCTGCTTTCCTTTTCGCGCTGTATCAGCCGGTTTGTAAATATTGAAGCCTTTATCGGTGTGCTCTATATCTTCGGTCTCTCCGCAAGCATCTTAATTCTCGACCGGACACCGCACGGACTGGAGGAGTTGAAGTCCCTCTTCAACGGCAATATCCTTTGGGTCAGCGGGAGAGATGTCTGGTGCGCAGCCCTTCTTTATACAGTGATAGGGATCTTCCACCTCATATTCAGAAAGCGGTTCTTCGCCCTCTCCTATGGGAATGCGCAAAGCCCGGGGTGGGAATTTATCTTCTTTCTCACCTTCTCCCTCGTTCTTGTCAGTTCCGTTAAGCTTGCAGGGATACTTCAGGTCTTCGCTTTTCTCGTCATTCCGGCCCTTATCGGCAGACTCTTCGGGGGAAGTCCGGGCCGGGTCCTCGTGGGTGGTTGGGCGATCGGCCTCGGGGCGAGTATCTTCGGCCTCACCTGTTCCTATGTCTTCGATCTCCCCACGGCGCCGCTTATCGTTTCATCCTTATGTCTCGTTTTTTTCTCGATGCTCACGGTCACCATGTTGAGAAAGAGGCGCTTTCCCGCAAAATTATAG
- a CDS encoding metal ABC transporter substrate-binding protein, which yields MRRTAPISLIIVLLFMGSASAGINVVATLPWIGSMVAEVGRDKINVTVLVRPGQDPHMVEARPSMVLASRKADMIAYNGLDLEIGYLPILIESSRNPAIQPGKAGNFDCSRFVSVLEKPASVDRSMGDVHPLGNPHYHLSPRNMKSIVVGIARGLGEVDPANAAFYRANGTSLVKMIEERQKMWTNKPLKGKKYLTYHKFFEYLASEYGFEIVGYIEAKPGIPPSSGHIEGLMELSKRVRLDGILTTSSSPRKAPDFIAGRTGLKVIMLPQDVGAVPGAVDWFSLMDLIIAALS from the coding sequence ATGAGAAGAACGGCCCCAATCAGCCTTATCATTGTTTTACTCTTTATGGGATCGGCATCGGCCGGCATAAACGTGGTTGCCACCCTTCCCTGGATTGGAAGCATGGTCGCCGAAGTGGGCAGGGATAAGATCAACGTCACGGTCCTGGTGAGGCCTGGCCAGGATCCTCACATGGTCGAAGCACGTCCCAGTATGGTTCTTGCGTCCAGGAAAGCAGATATGATCGCGTATAACGGACTCGATCTCGAGATCGGGTATCTCCCTATCCTCATTGAATCTTCGAGGAACCCCGCGATCCAGCCGGGAAAGGCGGGAAACTTCGATTGCTCCCGCTTTGTCTCGGTCCTGGAAAAGCCTGCTTCAGTTGACCGAAGTATGGGCGATGTTCATCCCCTGGGAAACCCCCATTATCATCTCTCTCCGAGGAACATGAAGAGTATCGTGGTGGGGATTGCGAGGGGGCTCGGCGAAGTTGATCCCGCCAACGCCGCTTTTTACCGCGCAAACGGCACGAGCCTGGTGAAGATGATAGAAGAACGGCAGAAGATGTGGACTAATAAACCCCTCAAGGGAAAAAAATATCTCACTTACCATAAATTCTTCGAATACCTTGCGTCCGAATACGGGTTTGAAATAGTCGGCTACATCGAGGCCAAACCGGGCATTCCGCCTTCATCGGGCCATATTGAAGGTCTTATGGAGCTTTCGAAAAGGGTGAGGCTCGATGGAATCCTCACCACCTCAAGTTCTCCACGCAAGGCGCCCGATTTCATTGCCGGAAGAACCGGGCTGAAGGTGATCATGCTCCCCCAGGACGTGGGGGCTGTCCCCGGAGCCGTGGACTGGTTCAGTCTCATGGACCTTATCATCGCCGCATTATCGTAA
- the cysS gene encoding cysteine--tRNA ligase, which yields MSIKVYNTSTGTKEEFIPIHEGQVNLYVCGVTVYDHCHIGHARSAIVFDVIYRYLRAKGYEVTFVKNFTDIDDKILKKAQKEGIPWKEVGEKYITSFKEDMDALNILPPTHEPRATEHIDDMIRLVETLLANGHAYRIEDDVYFSVESFAEYGRLSGRSLDEMVAGARVDVDERKRNPLDFALWKGSKEGEPFWETPFGKGRPGWHIECSVMSTKYLGIPFDIHGGGKDLVFPHHENERAQSEAATGRRFVNYWMHNGFVNIEKEKMSKSLGNFLLIKDFMKEYNPEVLRLFFLSTHYRNPVDYSDRSIEDTNSALQRLYYTLERVHELEKGKEIVAQTFDQAEEAEKRFFEAMDDDFNAALALSSIFDLSKMINRMIDDRDESSFPSVVYARDRLLALARGIGFLKDGPDLYQETEKARHLARVDLSVPAIESLIEERVQARKNKDYKRSDEIRDMLGQKGIILLDSPKGTEWRIRTLGMTKGEEK from the coding sequence ATGTCTATAAAAGTGTACAACACATCTACCGGGACCAAAGAAGAGTTCATCCCCATCCACGAGGGCCAGGTAAATCTATACGTATGCGGTGTGACGGTATATGACCACTGCCACATAGGCCATGCACGAAGTGCGATCGTTTTCGACGTGATCTACCGGTATCTCAGGGCCAAAGGCTATGAAGTCACTTTTGTCAAGAATTTTACCGATATCGACGACAAGATCCTGAAGAAAGCACAGAAGGAAGGGATTCCGTGGAAGGAAGTGGGCGAAAAATATATCACGTCCTTCAAGGAAGACATGGATGCACTGAACATCCTGCCTCCCACGCACGAGCCTCGCGCGACAGAGCATATCGACGATATGATCCGGCTTGTGGAGACCCTCCTTGCAAACGGACACGCATATAGGATTGAAGACGATGTATATTTTTCCGTGGAAAGTTTTGCGGAATACGGCCGGCTCTCCGGCCGGAGTCTTGATGAGATGGTCGCGGGCGCAAGGGTTGACGTGGATGAAAGAAAACGCAATCCCCTTGACTTTGCATTGTGGAAGGGCTCAAAAGAGGGAGAGCCTTTCTGGGAAACACCTTTCGGAAAAGGCAGGCCCGGGTGGCATATCGAATGTTCGGTGATGAGCACTAAATATCTCGGCATTCCCTTCGATATTCACGGCGGAGGAAAGGACCTGGTTTTTCCCCACCACGAGAATGAACGCGCCCAGAGCGAGGCAGCGACGGGTCGTCGTTTTGTAAATTACTGGATGCATAACGGGTTCGTAAACATCGAGAAGGAGAAGATGTCTAAATCGCTCGGCAATTTTCTTCTCATTAAAGATTTTATGAAGGAGTATAACCCCGAAGTCTTACGGCTCTTTTTTCTTTCAACTCATTATCGGAATCCTGTTGATTATTCCGACCGCTCCATAGAGGATACGAACAGCGCCCTTCAGAGGCTCTATTACACGCTGGAACGGGTCCATGAGTTGGAGAAGGGGAAAGAAATAGTAGCTCAGACGTTTGATCAGGCCGAGGAGGCGGAGAAGAGGTTCTTCGAGGCCATGGATGATGATTTTAATGCAGCCCTCGCCCTCTCTTCGATTTTTGATCTGTCGAAGATGATAAACAGGATGATAGACGACCGTGACGAGAGCAGCTTCCCGTCCGTGGTATATGCTCGTGACCGGCTCCTCGCGCTCGCGAGGGGAATAGGATTTCTGAAAGACGGTCCCGACCTCTATCAAGAGACGGAAAAGGCGAGGCATCTCGCCCGCGTGGACCTCAGCGTCCCGGCAATTGAAAGCCTGATAGAGGAGCGCGTCCAGGCAAGAAAGAACAAAGACTATAAAAGATCGGACGAGATAAGAGATATGCTCGGTCAAAAGGGGATTATATTGCTGGATTCCCCCAAAGGTACCGAGTGGAGAATACGGACTCTCGGCATGACGAAAGGAGAAGAAAAATGA
- a CDS encoding 2-oxoacid:acceptor oxidoreductase family protein, with product MIEVRFHGRGGQGAVTSAELIAQAAISMGQYAQAFPSFGPERRGAPVLAFLRVSEKPIRLRSRVYKPDAVIILDATLLGTVNPTEGLKDGFVIINTPRPADDLVLLFPGHNIAFVDASKIAKEELGVPITNTTMLGSLIKATGVVPLESLEEPVKNRFGINAQKNINAFTRAFNETIILKQD from the coding sequence ATGATAGAGGTGAGATTCCACGGCAGGGGCGGCCAGGGGGCCGTAACCTCTGCGGAGCTGATCGCACAGGCAGCCATTTCGATGGGGCAGTACGCGCAGGCATTTCCGAGTTTTGGTCCGGAGAGGCGAGGTGCTCCCGTCCTCGCATTCCTGAGAGTTTCAGAAAAACCCATCAGGCTGAGATCGAGAGTATATAAACCGGATGCGGTGATCATCCTCGATGCGACCCTCCTCGGCACGGTAAATCCTACCGAAGGGCTGAAAGACGGCTTTGTCATTATAAATACCCCGAGACCCGCAGACGACCTTGTGCTTCTTTTCCCGGGCCACAACATTGCATTTGTCGATGCATCCAAGATTGCAAAGGAAGAGCTTGGTGTGCCCATCACGAATACCACGATGCTCGGCTCCCTTATAAAGGCTACGGGCGTAGTTCCCCTTGAATCTCTCGAGGAGCCGGTGAAAAACCGGTTCGGGATCAATGCCCAGAAGAATATCAACGCCTTTACCAGGGCGTTCAACGAGACTATAATCCTGAAACAGGATTAA
- the ade gene encoding adenine deaminase: protein MHISANIVDPLKSEIYPGTMEILNGRIVSLRRETGTYPTFIMPGFIDAHVHIESSMIPPSEFARLAVVHGTVATVSDPHEIANVVGIEGVRWMRESGRASALTFCFGVPSCVPATEFETAGSRLGTGDIETLFSDQGMSYLSEMMNFPGVLNDDVEVMNKLRIARELKKPIDGHAPGLTGEGLRKYIAAGISTDHEAFEYEEGKEKLSLGMSLIIREGSAAKNFDALSPLIKLYPDRCMFCSDDKHPHDLVKGHINELVRRGLGMGIDLMTLLKCASINPIRHYGLDVGLLRIGDRADFIEVGDLKRLDILKTYLAGVVAAEEGKSLLSPVAVRPINSFKTGKKSPADFAVPARPDAVNIMEAVDGQIITGRATGTVLSDGNNLISDPEHDVLKIAVVNRYDDKPPAIGFIKNVGLKKGAIASSVAHDCHNIIAVGVTDGEICEAVNLIIGAKGGLSVVWDQGREVLPLPIAGLMSDKTGPEVAGAYAGMDCRAKELGSLLSAPFMTLSFMALLVIPKLKLGDLGLFDSEAFRFIDLYA from the coding sequence ATGCATATATCCGCGAATATAGTCGATCCTTTGAAATCGGAGATTTACCCCGGGACCATGGAGATCCTGAACGGAAGGATTGTCAGTCTAAGGCGGGAGACCGGGACTTATCCCACTTTTATCATGCCCGGCTTTATCGACGCTCACGTACATATAGAAAGCTCGATGATTCCCCCATCTGAGTTCGCACGTCTCGCCGTTGTGCACGGCACCGTGGCCACGGTCTCGGACCCCCACGAGATCGCGAATGTCGTGGGCATCGAAGGTGTGAGGTGGATGAGGGAGAGCGGCAGGGCGTCTGCTTTGACGTTCTGTTTCGGCGTCCCTTCATGTGTTCCTGCTACGGAGTTTGAGACGGCGGGATCACGGCTCGGGACCGGCGACATAGAAACGCTTTTTAGTGATCAGGGTATGTCGTACCTCAGTGAAATGATGAATTTCCCCGGTGTTCTCAATGATGATGTAGAAGTGATGAATAAGCTGAGGATTGCGAGGGAGCTCAAAAAACCCATAGACGGCCATGCTCCCGGCCTGACGGGGGAAGGGCTGAGAAAGTACATAGCCGCGGGCATCTCTACAGACCACGAAGCCTTTGAATATGAGGAGGGGAAAGAGAAGCTGTCTCTCGGGATGAGCCTTATCATCAGGGAAGGCTCGGCAGCAAAGAATTTCGATGCCTTAAGCCCTCTTATTAAGCTCTACCCGGACCGATGCATGTTCTGCAGCGACGACAAGCACCCCCATGACCTTGTGAAAGGCCATATCAACGAGCTCGTACGGCGGGGTCTCGGAATGGGGATCGATCTCATGACCCTCCTTAAATGCGCGTCGATTAACCCGATCCGGCATTACGGACTGGATGTGGGGCTCCTTCGTATCGGGGATCGCGCTGATTTCATCGAGGTGGGGGACCTGAAGAGGCTCGATATCCTGAAGACATATTTGGCTGGCGTTGTCGCGGCGGAGGAAGGGAAATCTCTTCTGTCCCCGGTCGCGGTGCGACCGATCAATTCATTCAAGACCGGAAAAAAGAGCCCGGCAGATTTTGCCGTCCCGGCACGCCCGGACGCCGTCAATATCATGGAGGCCGTAGATGGCCAGATAATCACGGGGAGGGCGACGGGGACGGTCCTATCCGACGGGAATAACCTTATATCCGATCCCGAGCATGATGTCCTCAAGATTGCGGTGGTGAACCGTTACGACGATAAGCCTCCGGCAATAGGTTTCATTAAAAATGTCGGTCTCAAGAAAGGGGCTATCGCAAGCTCGGTGGCCCACGACTGCCATAATATCATTGCCGTGGGCGTGACGGACGGGGAGATATGTGAAGCCGTCAATCTCATCATCGGGGCAAAAGGCGGGCTATCTGTGGTGTGGGACCAGGGCCGGGAGGTCCTTCCCCTTCCCATTGCGGGTCTCATGTCGGATAAGACGGGTCCGGAAGTGGCGGGCGCGTACGCCGGAATGGATTGTCGCGCAAAGGAGCTGGGCTCCTTGTTGAGCGCCCCTTTTATGACCCTGTCCTTCATGGCCCTTCTGGTGATACCCAAGCTGAAGCTGGGCGATCTCGGACTTTTTGACAGTGAGGCCTTCAGGTTCATCGACCTCTACGCCTGA
- a CDS encoding response regulator — translation MSDSILDGKRILAVDDEPDVLSVLEEEIMDACPNAKFEKATNFEDASKLLEANVYDVVVLDIMGVRGFDLLDIAVRRGFRVAMLTAHALSPEALKRSIELKARAYLPKEKLGEIVPFLEDLLKFDYESGWKRLFEKLHGFFTEKFESDWEKKTGATWQEWVHEGAVKK, via the coding sequence ATGAGTGATTCAATTTTGGACGGCAAGAGAATCCTGGCTGTGGATGACGAACCTGATGTGCTGAGTGTCCTTGAAGAAGAAATAATGGATGCCTGCCCGAACGCCAAGTTCGAGAAGGCCACCAATTTCGAAGACGCAAGCAAGCTGCTCGAAGCCAATGTGTATGATGTAGTCGTCCTTGACATCATGGGTGTAAGAGGATTCGACCTCCTGGACATCGCGGTAAGGCGCGGATTCAGAGTGGCGATGCTCACCGCCCATGCCCTATCCCCCGAAGCCTTGAAACGGTCTATAGAATTGAAAGCGAGGGCCTATCTCCCCAAAGAGAAATTGGGAGAAATCGTACCTTTCCTCGAAGACCTGTTGAAGTTCGACTACGAGTCGGGCTGGAAAAGACTTTTCGAAAAACTCCATGGATTTTTTACGGAAAAATTCGAATCGGACTGGGAAAAGAAGACAGGCGCCACCTGGCAGGAATGGGTGCATGAAGGGGCCGTGAAAAAATAG
- a CDS encoding HAMP domain-containing sensor histidine kinase, which yields MNKREPLIDLLIHDLTGPLSIVLASVKNLLDKKEKYGTSDRQVETLERILRNSTKAKALLQELVEVYRSEEGRFCTDNVPVEGVLKEAVLDALEVIDPQKAQSLLCLTGNKIFDSLREEGIVVEISGKYRTTPFLHDYRKVRQITRNLISNALKHRKNQVVVSASGEEDLVVTVQDDGFGISQREQDEIFNRFADLTDKTNSGEKGLGFGLSCVKTLVEAIGGDITVISGEGRGTCFTVHIPPLFETKL from the coding sequence ATGAATAAAAGGGAACCCCTTATCGATCTTTTGATTCATGACCTGACGGGACCTCTCTCCATAGTCCTCGCGAGCGTAAAAAACCTTCTGGACAAGAAGGAGAAGTATGGGACCTCGGACCGTCAGGTCGAGACGCTTGAGCGAATCCTCAGGAATTCGACAAAAGCAAAAGCCCTGCTCCAGGAGCTGGTGGAGGTGTACCGCTCTGAGGAAGGCCGGTTCTGCACGGACAATGTGCCGGTGGAAGGCGTACTGAAGGAGGCGGTCCTTGACGCCCTCGAGGTAATCGACCCCCAGAAGGCCCAGTCTTTGTTATGTCTTACGGGGAATAAGATCTTCGACTCCCTTCGCGAAGAGGGCATTGTGGTCGAAATATCGGGAAAATACCGCACCACGCCATTCCTCCATGACTACAGGAAAGTCAGGCAGATCACCCGCAACCTGATAAGCAACGCACTGAAACACCGAAAAAATCAGGTGGTGGTCTCGGCAAGCGGAGAGGAAGACCTCGTGGTCACTGTTCAGGATGATGGCTTCGGCATCTCCCAGAGAGAGCAGGATGAGATATTCAATCGTTTTGCCGATCTCACGGACAAAACCAATTCAGGCGAAAAAGGCCTGGGATTCGGCCTCTCATGCGTAAAGACGCTGGTAGAGGCGATCGGCGGAGATATCACGGTTATAAGCGGGGAAGGAAGGGGGACCTGTTTCACGGTACATATCCCTCCCCTCTTTGAAACAAAACTTTAG
- a CDS encoding ABC-type transport auxiliary lipoprotein family protein, whose amino-acid sequence MRLFKGIDTHRFSIPPKAGMAIILPLLLLAGCFPSSKAPELVEQFTLEYRPPAKISAAPVPVSLKVDRFSVNQTYNNTSMVYRPSPYRLAVYGYTRWRANPGDLITDFLTRDIRNSGIFLGVFTYRDTENARFVIEGGVEEFLEDDEGAAGKAAICLSVSFIDTSEKELTKRLVFQKTYRAAEPLTEQSSRELARGMSVAVKTVSGLILNDVSEALRLRHIEQ is encoded by the coding sequence ATGAGGCTGTTTAAAGGAATAGATACACATCGTTTCTCCATTCCGCCAAAGGCCGGGATGGCCATAATCCTTCCCCTCCTTCTCCTGGCGGGCTGTTTTCCCTCGTCGAAGGCGCCGGAACTGGTGGAGCAGTTTACCCTGGAATACCGGCCGCCCGCCAAAATCAGCGCAGCGCCGGTCCCGGTCTCTCTCAAAGTGGACCGATTTTCGGTGAACCAAACGTACAATAATACTTCCATGGTATACCGGCCGTCCCCTTACCGGCTGGCGGTGTACGGTTACACCCGCTGGAGGGCCAACCCCGGAGACCTCATCACCGACTTCCTCACCCGCGATATTCGAAACTCCGGTATATTCCTCGGCGTCTTCACCTATCGGGATACGGAAAATGCGAGATTTGTGATTGAAGGCGGCGTCGAGGAGTTCCTTGAAGATGATGAAGGAGCTGCGGGCAAAGCGGCGATCTGCCTGAGCGTCTCTTTCATCGATACAAGTGAGAAGGAGCTGACGAAGAGACTTGTCTTTCAGAAAACCTATCGAGCCGCGGAGCCGTTGACGGAGCAGTCGTCCCGGGAACTTGCCCGTGGAATGAGTGTTGCGGTGAAGACCGTGTCCGGGCTGATTCTCAATGATGTCTCCGAGGCCTTGCGGCTTCGGCATATTGAGCAATAG
- a CDS encoding MlaD family protein: protein MLKKQTYFTVGLFVIIGVVLAVAAIVWVSTSRYFKKGATFVTYFDESVQGLQVDSVVKYRGVDVGRVEKIGVAPDYRLIEVVMKIDFKGDVLRETVAKLQMAGITGIVFVDLDRRRQGDLTPSPKITFPAQYPVVPSHPSDIQQISSGVNEIVGKIKKVDFQTISDQILHTTKSLETMMGGPETKRILHNAELVTARLASAAGKVDKLMQEGSVEGVIKEAQGAIKDARGVMAKVKAELDSLNLVDTSQKTNLILDNASKRAQTVALEAQITLENLRNASETLGILLERLKADPSELIFSSPPTPGRSK, encoded by the coding sequence ATGCTAAAGAAACAAACATATTTTACCGTGGGCCTCTTCGTCATAATCGGGGTGGTGCTTGCCGTGGCGGCGATCGTGTGGGTGAGCACCAGCAGGTATTTTAAGAAAGGCGCTACCTTTGTCACCTATTTCGACGAATCGGTCCAGGGCCTGCAGGTCGATTCGGTGGTCAAGTATCGCGGGGTTGACGTGGGAAGGGTCGAAAAGATAGGGGTGGCGCCGGACTACAGGCTCATCGAGGTGGTCATGAAGATCGACTTCAAAGGCGACGTGCTCCGTGAGACCGTGGCAAAGCTTCAGATGGCGGGGATCACAGGCATTGTCTTCGTCGATCTGGACAGAAGAAGACAAGGCGATCTCACCCCCTCACCGAAAATTACATTCCCCGCCCAATACCCGGTGGTGCCGTCTCATCCTTCCGATATCCAGCAGATTTCTTCCGGAGTGAACGAGATCGTAGGCAAGATCAAAAAAGTCGATTTTCAAACGATATCGGACCAGATACTCCATACGACTAAAAGTTTAGAAACGATGATGGGAGGTCCGGAGACGAAGAGGATCCTTCATAATGCGGAGCTGGTCACCGCCCGCCTTGCGAGCGCTGCGGGAAAAGTCGACAAATTGATGCAGGAAGGCTCGGTGGAAGGGGTGATAAAGGAGGCCCAGGGCGCTATAAAAGACGCCAGGGGTGTGATGGCAAAAGTAAAAGCCGAGCTCGATTCCCTGAACTTGGTGGATACCAGTCAAAAAACCAATTTAATTCTGGATAACGCATCAAAGAGGGCACAGACTGTGGCCCTTGAGGCGCAGATTACATTGGAGAACCTTCGGAATGCATCGGAGACCCTCGGAATCCTTCTGGAGAGGCTTAAAGCCGATCCGTCCGAACTTATTTTCAGTTCTCCACCTACGCCAGGGAGGTCCAAATGA
- a CDS encoding ATP-binding cassette domain-containing protein yields the protein MAEIGDIVIAVEGLTVRYGENTILNDVKMKVHKGEILVIAGGSGCGKSTLLKHIMGLSKPTGGKILINGVDITTADYEDLTGIRKKIGMLFQSAALFGSMTLSENVSLPLTAFTDLPAETIELIMRMKLGMVGLAGYENHYPAELSGGMQKRAGIARAIAMDPDILFFDEPSAGLDPITAAGLDRLIININQGMGTTMVIVTHELQSIFAVAQRIIMLDKSKKGIIAEGDPWELKEKSTDPLVKKFFNRQPA from the coding sequence ATGGCCGAAATAGGAGACATCGTGATTGCCGTTGAGGGACTTACGGTCAGATACGGTGAAAACACCATACTCAACGATGTGAAGATGAAGGTCCACAAGGGAGAGATCCTGGTGATCGCCGGGGGGAGCGGCTGCGGCAAGTCCACATTGTTAAAGCATATCATGGGCCTTTCAAAGCCCACAGGGGGAAAAATCCTCATCAACGGAGTGGATATCACTACGGCCGATTATGAAGACCTGACCGGCATACGCAAGAAGATAGGCATGCTCTTCCAGTCAGCCGCCCTTTTCGGCTCCATGACTCTATCGGAAAACGTATCCCTCCCTTTGACCGCCTTTACCGATCTCCCGGCCGAAACGATCGAGCTCATTATGAGGATGAAGCTGGGTATGGTGGGTCTGGCAGGTTATGAGAACCATTATCCGGCGGAACTCTCCGGAGGAATGCAGAAAAGGGCCGGCATTGCGCGCGCCATAGCCATGGACCCCGACATACTCTTCTTCGACGAGCCTTCGGCGGGGCTCGATCCGATTACTGCGGCCGGACTCGACCGGCTTATCATAAATATCAATCAGGGGATGGGTACGACGATGGTGATCGTGACTCATGAGCTTCAATCGATATTTGCCGTGGCCCAGCGGATAATTATGCTCGATAAGAGCAAGAAAGGGATTATCGCCGAAGGCGATCCGTGGGAGCTGAAAGAGAAGTCTACCGATCCTCTCGTGAAAAAGTTCTTCAACCGGCAGCCGGCGTGA
- a CDS encoding MlaE family lipid ABC transporter permease subunit, protein MSKHETHKEPRSYILSVAGEKGGPATVAISGRMALENIDTMMGEVMALFDRLTPSHLSVDLSGVFYMDSAGALLLVQMEDKALAKSIPFSVEHLSEKGKDILDLVNRDALNIPALNPKERYMGFLEEMGAQAINLLGDVVRTITFSGALVAEIFSALLRPGTVRWGDTLNYMKKAGVDGLPILALISFLLGLIMAFMSSLQLKQFGANIYVASLVGLAMVRELGPIITAILVAGRSGSAFAAEIGTMKVNEEIDALVTMGFDPMKFLAIPKVFAAIIVVPILTLFADLFAIFGGLLVGVLGLDLTPYTYLRQTASSFDSFDIIAGIVKSVVFAILISGIGCQRGFEVRGGAEAVGNATTSAVVSSLFLIIVTDSTFAVILNYIR, encoded by the coding sequence TTGTCAAAACATGAAACGCACAAAGAACCGCGGAGTTATATCCTCTCTGTCGCGGGAGAAAAAGGCGGCCCTGCAACTGTAGCCATATCGGGTCGGATGGCCCTCGAAAATATCGACACCATGATGGGAGAGGTCATGGCCCTCTTTGACCGCCTCACCCCTTCCCATCTTTCCGTCGATCTTTCCGGTGTTTTCTATATGGATAGCGCCGGTGCGCTCCTTCTCGTCCAGATGGAGGACAAGGCCCTTGCGAAATCGATCCCTTTTTCCGTTGAGCACCTGTCGGAGAAGGGAAAGGACATTCTGGACCTGGTAAACCGTGATGCCTTGAACATCCCTGCCCTCAATCCCAAAGAAAGGTATATGGGTTTTCTGGAGGAGATGGGGGCCCAGGCGATCAACCTCCTGGGCGATGTGGTCCGGACCATTACCTTCAGCGGGGCCCTCGTGGCGGAAATCTTCTCCGCCCTCTTGAGACCGGGCACCGTGCGCTGGGGCGATACCCTCAATTATATGAAAAAGGCGGGGGTGGACGGGCTCCCGATCCTGGCGCTCATCAGTTTTCTCCTCGGCCTTATCATGGCCTTCATGTCGTCTTTGCAGCTCAAACAATTCGGGGCAAATATTTATGTCGCTTCCCTCGTGGGATTGGCGATGGTGAGAGAGCTCGGTCCCATCATTACCGCGATCCTCGTGGCCGGTAGATCTGGCTCGGCCTTCGCGGCGGAGATCGGCACCATGAAAGTCAATGAGGAGATCGACGCCCTCGTGACCATGGGCTTCGATCCCATGAAATTTCTCGCCATACCGAAAGTATTCGCCGCCATAATCGTAGTCCCTATTCTCACCCTTTTTGCCGATCTCTTCGCCATATTCGGAGGACTCCTTGTCGGCGTATTGGGGCTCGACCTCACGCCCTATACCTATTTGCGGCAGACCGCCAGTTCCTTCGACTCCTTCGACATAATCGCGGGTATCGTGAAGTCCGTTGTCTTTGCCATACTGATATCGGGGATCGGCTGCCAGAGAGGATTCGAGGTAAGAGGCGGCGCAGAGGCAGTCGGCAATGCGACCACGTCAGCCGTGGTATCGTCCCTGTTCCTCATTATTGTAACCGATTCGACTTTTGCCGTTATTCTCAATTATATCCGATGA